From Chroogloeocystis siderophila 5.2 s.c.1, one genomic window encodes:
- a CDS encoding CBS domain-containing protein has product MDLILCHTTADFDALGAAVGVARLLPGAKIVLTGGSHPAVRDFLALHRDEYPLIERRAVHPEQIRSLVVVDTQKRDRLGKAAEWLDLPQLEAIRVYDHHVDVATDIPATQIQIAPVGAATTLVVEELQQHNISVNSIEATVMALGIHVDTGSLTFTQATARDAIALSWLMNQGANLRVIRDYIDPGLSPELQELLTTALADLQTEVISGYNIAWVLLETTGYVMGLSSLASQLMEITESDALILAAQHIDDERLTIIGRSRIPGTNLNEVFQEFGGGGHSQAASISLRSVDVKQTLTAILNKLKKQTPQPPIARNLMSSPVRTIRPETTIGEAQRILLRYGHSGLCVADYNGQLVGIVSRRDLDIALHHGFSHAPVKGYMKTNVKTILPTTTLPEIESLMVTYDIGRLPVLDNGELVGIVTRTDVLREIHQAETSREQTARDSILPNYRQGAYQLLRDRLAPQLWELLIKAATHASQRGWHLYLVGGAVRDLLLTYFRHDKYGSDKSTFNHNSSLLTDIDLVVDGPVANNGIGAGVQLAQELQQIYPNVRLEVHGAFQTAALLWHKDPVFDSLWVDIATARTEFYPYPAANPEIEASSIRQDLYRRDFTINALAIRLTSPRAGELLDFFGGFLDLQAKQIRVLHANSFIEDPTRIYRAVRFAVRLDFTIEPETESYIRYCIASGIYNRVQGDTPALSTRLKGELKYILEAPYWKRALKLLSDLGALKCIHPTLEPDRELWRQLRLLERCLQQKLDWQQNLHHWLLRLEAIAAHLSPEYRAQVATNLQLPDDSIKRLASLSEAQTKIEELLLSYQQPSQVVQLLRRYDTPTLILIAIRTNRRVRRLIWQYFNSWRLIEPPLNGNDLKALGYKPGPLYRIILDELLAATLDGKINHSTNSEELRKWAIAFVKNRYPQ; this is encoded by the coding sequence ATGGACTTAATTTTGTGTCATACAACAGCAGATTTTGACGCACTGGGTGCAGCTGTTGGCGTTGCGCGGTTGCTTCCTGGGGCAAAAATCGTGTTAACAGGTGGTAGCCATCCGGCGGTGCGTGATTTTTTAGCGCTACATCGCGACGAGTATCCGTTAATTGAACGCCGTGCGGTTCATCCTGAACAAATTCGTTCATTAGTCGTAGTCGATACACAAAAGCGCGATCGCTTAGGTAAAGCAGCCGAGTGGTTAGATTTACCGCAACTAGAAGCGATTCGCGTATACGATCATCACGTAGATGTTGCAACGGATATTCCCGCGACACAAATTCAAATTGCACCTGTCGGCGCAGCGACAACTTTAGTCGTCGAAGAATTACAACAACACAACATCAGTGTCAACTCAATTGAAGCCACGGTGATGGCATTAGGGATTCATGTTGATACCGGATCGCTGACTTTTACCCAAGCAACTGCCCGCGATGCGATCGCCTTATCATGGCTAATGAACCAAGGGGCAAATTTACGCGTCATTCGCGACTATATCGATCCTGGATTATCACCGGAGTTACAAGAATTACTGACAACAGCTTTAGCCGACCTGCAAACCGAAGTTATCAGCGGCTACAACATAGCTTGGGTACTATTAGAAACCACAGGTTATGTCATGGGTTTATCCAGCCTTGCTTCGCAGCTGATGGAAATTACCGAAAGCGATGCACTCATTTTAGCTGCACAGCATATAGACGACGAACGCTTGACGATTATCGGGCGATCGCGAATTCCTGGAACGAACCTCAATGAAGTTTTTCAAGAATTTGGTGGTGGCGGACATTCGCAAGCCGCATCAATTTCGCTACGCAGTGTCGATGTCAAACAAACTTTGACAGCAATTTTAAACAAGCTAAAAAAACAAACTCCCCAGCCACCGATCGCCCGCAATTTAATGTCTTCACCTGTACGCACAATTCGCCCTGAAACGACGATTGGTGAAGCACAGCGGATTCTTTTACGCTACGGGCATTCAGGCTTATGCGTTGCTGATTATAACGGTCAACTTGTTGGTATTGTTTCTCGCCGCGATCTTGATATTGCGCTGCATCATGGCTTTAGTCATGCACCTGTTAAGGGATACATGAAAACGAATGTTAAAACAATTCTTCCAACAACAACACTACCCGAAATTGAGTCACTCATGGTGACTTACGACATTGGACGGCTACCCGTTTTAGATAACGGTGAACTAGTGGGAATTGTGACGCGTACTGATGTGCTGCGCGAAATTCATCAAGCAGAAACCAGCAGGGAACAAACGGCTAGGGATAGCATTTTACCCAACTACCGACAAGGCGCGTATCAACTTTTGCGCGATCGCTTAGCCCCACAACTCTGGGAATTACTCATCAAAGCCGCAACCCACGCTTCGCAACGCGGCTGGCATTTATATCTTGTTGGTGGTGCAGTACGCGACTTACTACTAACCTACTTTCGGCATGACAAGTACGGTTCAGACAAAAGCACCTTCAATCATAATTCTTCACTTCTCACTGATATTGACTTAGTTGTAGATGGTCCTGTTGCCAACAATGGTATCGGTGCAGGTGTCCAACTTGCCCAAGAATTACAGCAAATTTATCCCAATGTCCGCTTAGAAGTTCACGGCGCGTTTCAAACCGCAGCACTTTTATGGCACAAAGACCCAGTTTTTGATTCTTTATGGGTAGATATTGCCACAGCCAGAACCGAGTTTTATCCTTACCCCGCAGCTAATCCGGAAATTGAAGCGAGTTCGATTCGTCAAGACTTGTATCGCCGAGACTTTACAATCAACGCTTTAGCAATTCGGCTAACATCGCCCCGCGCCGGAGAGTTATTAGATTTCTTTGGCGGGTTTCTCGATCTTCAAGCCAAGCAAATTCGTGTTCTCCACGCTAACAGTTTTATTGAAGATCCCACGCGGATTTATCGGGCAGTGCGGTTTGCTGTACGGCTAGATTTTACGATTGAACCCGAAACGGAAAGCTATATCCGCTACTGTATCGCTAGTGGTATTTACAACCGCGTGCAAGGAGATACGCCTGCATTGTCTACGCGTCTTAAAGGCGAACTGAAATATATCTTAGAAGCACCTTATTGGAAGCGGGCGTTGAAGCTTCTTTCTGATTTAGGCGCACTCAAGTGTATCCACCCAACTTTAGAACCTGATCGCGAATTGTGGCGACAACTGCGTTTGCTAGAACGCTGTTTACAACAAAAACTTGACTGGCAACAAAATCTACATCATTGGCTACTGCGACTCGAAGCGATCGCGGCTCACTTATCACCCGAATACCGCGCGCAGGTCGCGACAAATTTACAACTTCCTGATGATAGTATCAAACGCCTTGCATCATTAAGTGAGGCACAAACCAAAATTGAGGAATTGTTACTTTCCTATCAGCAACCCAGTCAAGTGGTACAGTTACTTCGTCGTTACGATACACCAACGCTGATTTTAATCGCTATCCGCACCAATCGTCGTGTGAGACGGTTAATTTGGCAGTATTTTAACTCTTGGAGGCTAATTGAGCCACCATTGAACGGCAATGACCTAAAAGCTTTGGGTTACAAACCTGGACCGCTGTACCGCATCATTTTAGACGAGTTACTAGCCGCAACGCTCGATGGTAAGATTAACCACAGTACGAATTCTGAAGAACTCCGCAAGTGGGCGATCGCCTTTGTCAAGAACCGCTACCCACAATAA